CGTTCAGTCCGCGAACACGGCCGAGTGCTTCACCTGGTGTTGGGTGGTGAAGTCGGACAGCAGGTCCGCCAGGTTCGGTTTGGTCAGTTCTTCAACTTCATATCCGACACGCACGCAGGGCTTGTTCAGTTGCAGAATTCGCCCCAGGTCGACCGGGGTGGCCAGGACCACCAGGTCGCAGGGCGTGCGGTTGATCGTGTCCTGCAATTCCTGCCGCTGGTTTTGGCTGTATCCCATGGCCGGCAGCAGGTCACGCAGATGCAGATATTTTTCAAATGTCTGGCGGATGGAGCCGACGGCATGGGGACGCGGATCGACGCGCGAAGCTGCCCAGTACTGGGCCGTTGCGACCACGCCGGCGCCGTAAGGCATCTCGCCGTGGGTAAGCGTGGGACCGTCCTCGACCACCAGCACGTGTTTCCCCTTGATCAATTCGGGATTCTCCACCGTGACGCGGCAAGCGGCCTCAATCACCGTCGCCTTGGGGTTCGCGGCGGTGATGTTGTTGCGGACGATGTCCACGTTTGCCGCCGCGGCGGTGTTGACCTTGTTAATGACAATGACGTCGGCGCGACGGAAGTTGACTTCGCCGGGGAAGTAGCTCACTTCGTGGCCGGCACGATGCGGATCGGCAACCACAATCTCCAGATCGGAATGGAAAAACGGGGTGTCGTTATTGCCGCCATCCCAGAGAACGAGGTCGGCTTCCTTTTCGGCGCGGCGGAGAATGGCTTCGTAGTCCACGCCCGCGTAAACGACGGTGCCGTTGACGAGGTGCGGTTCGTACTCCTCACGCTCTTCGATGGTGCACTGGTGGCGCTGCAGGTCCTCCAGCGTGGCGAAGCGCTGCACCGCCTGGCGCGCGAGATCACCGTAGGGCATGGGATGGCGGACGACCACAGGGTTCCACCCGAGGTTGCGGAGTTCGGCCAGGACGCGGCGCGCGACGGGACTCTTGCCGCATCCAGTGCGCACGGCGCAGATGGAGATCACCGGCACGTTGGCTTTCAGCTCGGTGTGGCGTCCGCCGGCCAGCCAGAAATCAGCCCCTGCCGCCAGCGCCCGGGAAGCGACATGCATGAGGTTGGCGTGCGAAATGTCACTGTAGGAAAAGACCACCACATCGACGGCGCGATCGGCGACGAGCGATTCAAACTCCTTCTCCGCGACGATGGGAATGCCGTCGGGATAGAGCGGGCCGGCCAGTTCCGCCGGATAACGGCGCCCGTCGATGTCGGGAATCTGGGTGGCGGTGAATGCGACCACCTCGAACTCGGGATTGTTGCGAAACAAAGTGTTGAAATCGTGGAAATCGCGGCCGGCTGCGCCGAGGATGACAACGCGTTTCATGGTTCCTCCCAGGCTAACCTTCAGTGTTGGACTGGACGGGACATCCGCGAAGTGAGGCGCGTCACAGCGAGGGGTAGCCTGGTCCCAAAATGGGTTGTGTCGCAGAACGATATGAATATTTATCCAGAACTTGGAATGAAAAGTTCGCGGTTGCCGGGGGGAAATCGGAATTAAGGAGCGGATTCAAGAAGCCGAGCAACTGGCCGCCGGGTCCGCCTACGCCGCGAGCATGGCGGTGATGTCCTGGTATTTGACCGCTTCCTCGGCGAAGGTAAAGGTGCCATGCTCCCGCATCTCGCGCGCGGCGCGCAGGAAAGCGCCCAGCGCAACCCGGGAAAGCGCGCTGCCGACGCTCACGCGTTTGACTCCGAGTTCCGACAGTTCTGCCAGGCTCAGCTGCACACCCTGTAATCCCATAATCACGTTGATGGGCCGGTCGACCGAGCGCGCTACGGTGGCGATGTCTTCCCTGCTTTTCAGGCCAGGCGCGAACAGCACGTCGGCGCCCGCTTCCTGGAAGGCCTGCAGGCGAGCGATGGTGTCGCGCAGGTCGGGACGGCCGATAATGAAGTTTTCGGCGCGCGCGGTCAGCGTGAACGGGAAAGGCTGCGCATGCGCGACCTCGACCGCGGCACGAACCCGGTCCTTCGCAAGCGAGATTTCATACGGTTCGTGTTGCGCTCGCGCAGCAATATCTTCGATCGAACAACCTGCAAGTCCCGTCTTCACGGCCAGACGAACGGTTTCAGCGACCGCGGAGGGATCGTCCGCGTAGCAGTTTTCCAGATCGGCGCTGACAGGCAGGTCGGTAGCGGCGGCGAGGGCGGCGGCATGGGCAATCATGGTATCGCGGTCGATGGCGCCGTCAGGCTTACCCAGGGAAAATGCAAAACCGGCGCTGGTGGTGGCTAGCGCCTCGAATCCCAGCATTTGCAGCAGACGCGCACTGCCTACGTCCCAGGGATTGGGAATGATGAAAGCCCGGTCGCGGTGGTGCAAGTCGCGAAACAAATTTCCTTTTTCTGCTGGCGTGCGCATAGGGGTTAGATTGTGGAAGCGAGGAAATGATTCCGCCAGAACGAAATGGCACGGCGGTTGAGCCGTGCCACTCCGATCATGATTTTGCAAAGCGGGCTAGTCGGCCCCGGCCATGGCGGGCGTGTTAGTCGAGTTCTTTTCACGCGTGATCGCCCGCAGCATGGAAGTATCGTCGGAATACTTGAAATAGGTAAGGTTCCGCGCTTGCGCTTCTTTCTCTTCTGCCTTGCCCAGCAGCGCCAGTTCGGCTTTATTCACCAGCTGGATACCACGCGCCCGCAGCGTGCTCTCGATTGTTTCCACCGCCGCCCCACGCTTATCCTGCTTCCCTTCCAGGTACTGGAGGACGTGCGTGGCCCCCACCTCGGCGTCATGGCGCGCGATGCCAACCAGGCCATCGCTGGCGCGGCGGGCCCAGCCGACCACGAAGTGGCCGTCCATCTCGGCGCCGGTGACGGGATCTGCCACCTGGTATAGCGAACGCTCGTCGCCCTCTTTTGGCTTGGTGCTGTAGCCCTCCGGGCCCATGGGCAGCCCGAGGTTGGGATCATGCACGTCGCCAATGGCGAAGATCATGGTGTCGAGGTCGAGCTCGGCAGTCTGGTCGGTGGCTTTGGCGGCGGTGCCTTCGCCTTTTTTCACCAGGTTGTTCTCGGTGACGATCAGCTTGCAGATGCGGCCGTCAGGGCCTTTCACGATCTCCTTCGGCGAGCACAGGAAACGGAACTTCATCACCGGTGTGGTCTGCGGGTCGGTCTTCTTGAGGACGGTGAAAATCTCATCCGCCTTGCTGATGTCCTGGCCGACGCTGGCGACCTTGGCGGCGACCCGCTGCAGTTCCGCTTTCAGAAGCTCGCGATCAAGATTCGCTTCGAGGTACTTGATCTCTTTCTCATCGAACTTGGCTTCGAAGGGACCGCGGCGGGCGACGATGGTCAATTCTTCCGTCTTGCGGTCAGGGCAATCGAGCAGCACCCAGCGGGCGATGTCCACCATGACGTTGCCCATGCCGACGATGGCAATCTTCTTGCCGATGGAGAAATCCTGTCTGGCGAACGGCGGCAGCTGGTTGTAGAAGTAAACGAAATCTTTGGCGGAATAGACGCCCTTGGCGTCCTCGCCGGGGAGGCCGAGTTTCTTGGTCCCCTGGGCGCCGACGGAAAAGACGATGGCGTCAGGGTTGAAGGCGCGGAGATCGTCGACGGTGATCTTCTGGGTTGCGCCCACCGGCGCGTGGCCGAAGTAATGCACGTTGGGCAGCGACAGGACTTTGGCGAACTGCTTGCGCAGGCCGCTTTTCATCTTGTCTTTCACCAGGTAAATTCCATACTCGGCCAGGCCACCGTGCTTGATGTCGCGATTAAAGATGACCACCTGGTGGCCGGCGAGGGCGATTTTCTGCGCGGCGAACATGCCGGCGGGTCCCGCCCCAACGACAAAAACGGTCTTCATAGTGTGCTGCCTCCTGCCATCGTTGACTGCCACGACAGGGTAGCTTTCTCACGCACACCCAGACTGTGACGCTGGTCTCATGGGCGTGTGACGTAGGTACATTATGCCAGCTTTTAGCTCTTAGCTCCTGGCTCTTAGCTGTTGGCTCTTGGCTTCTTAGCTACCGGTCACCACAGAGGCACAGAGGCGCGTAACCGCATTGCTGATTGCAGCGGTCCACGAATAGGCAA
This genomic interval from Terriglobales bacterium contains the following:
- a CDS encoding isocitrate lyase/phosphoenolpyruvate mutase family protein, encoding MRTPAEKGNLFRDLHHRDRAFIIPNPWDVGSARLLQMLGFEALATTSAGFAFSLGKPDGAIDRDTMIAHAAALAAATDLPVSADLENCYADDPSAVAETVRLAVKTGLAGCSIEDIAARAQHEPYEISLAKDRVRAAVEVAHAQPFPFTLTARAENFIIGRPDLRDTIARLQAFQEAGADVLFAPGLKSREDIATVARSVDRPINVIMGLQGVQLSLAELSELGVKRVSVGSALSRVALGAFLRAAREMREHGTFTFAEEAVKYQDITAMLAA
- a CDS encoding FAD-dependent oxidoreductase → MKTVFVVGAGPAGMFAAQKIALAGHQVVIFNRDIKHGGLAEYGIYLVKDKMKSGLRKQFAKVLSLPNVHYFGHAPVGATQKITVDDLRAFNPDAIVFSVGAQGTKKLGLPGEDAKGVYSAKDFVYFYNQLPPFARQDFSIGKKIAIVGMGNVMVDIARWVLLDCPDRKTEELTIVARRGPFEAKFDEKEIKYLEANLDRELLKAELQRVAAKVASVGQDISKADEIFTVLKKTDPQTTPVMKFRFLCSPKEIVKGPDGRICKLIVTENNLVKKGEGTAAKATDQTAELDLDTMIFAIGDVHDPNLGLPMGPEGYSTKPKEGDERSLYQVADPVTGAEMDGHFVVGWARRASDGLVGIARHDAEVGATHVLQYLEGKQDKRGAAVETIESTLRARGIQLVNKAELALLGKAEEKEAQARNLTYFKYSDDTSMLRAITREKNSTNTPAMAGAD
- a CDS encoding cyclic 2,3-diphosphoglycerate synthase, with product MKRVVILGAAGRDFHDFNTLFRNNPEFEVVAFTATQIPDIDGRRYPAELAGPLYPDGIPIVAEKEFESLVADRAVDVVVFSYSDISHANLMHVASRALAAGADFWLAGGRHTELKANVPVISICAVRTGCGKSPVARRVLAELRNLGWNPVVVRHPMPYGDLARQAVQRFATLEDLQRHQCTIEEREEYEPHLVNGTVVYAGVDYEAILRRAEKEADLVLWDGGNNDTPFFHSDLEIVVADPHRAGHEVSYFPGEVNFRRADVIVINKVNTAAAANVDIVRNNITAANPKATVIEAACRVTVENPELIKGKHVLVVEDGPTLTHGEMPYGAGVVATAQYWAASRVDPRPHAVGSIRQTFEKYLHLRDLLPAMGYSQNQRQELQDTINRTPCDLVVLATPVDLGRILQLNKPCVRVGYEVEELTKPNLADLLSDFTTQHQVKHSAVFAD